DNA sequence from the Juglans microcarpa x Juglans regia isolate MS1-56 chromosome 5S, Jm3101_v1.0, whole genome shotgun sequence genome:
TACCATGCATCCACGCACATTTAACTAGTTTAACTTAACAGTACTCCCAATTGATGTTGGTCCATCCCATATATTTATCTGATCATCAGTATTAGAACCTGAATTTGGCGATCCACTTTGAGTATAATTACTTGCATTATATATACCTtgctatattattattattaatattggcGATGATCATCTAGAACTACTCAGAATGCTACCAAAGAGGTCATTTCTGACAACTGCAGCTTATGCTTTTGCCTTTGCCATATCGAGCTAGCCCCATTGGAGTAGGGATAGGCATAGCCATTGATGCCACGACTCAAGGATCAACAGCAGATTGGATCTATGCCATCTCAATGGGGTTTGCTTGTGGGATTTTCGTCTATGTGGCCATCAAGCATCTTATCGCCAAAGGCTTCAAACCTCAATCTGAATGCTATTTCAACACCCCCTTCTTCAAATTTCTTGCTGTGTTTCTTGGAGTGGCTGTTATAATTGCCGTCGTGATCTGCATGttgaagctagctagctagctggataTTGGGTTTGATATCGTTATTCTCGAGGAGCGGTTCCAGAAGCACGCGCGTACGATTACATGGAAGGAATATTGACATTAATTAGCAAGCAATTGATTGAAATAAATATTGaagtataaaaaaagaattcatgACCGGGCAAGgactataataatttttcattaacatTGTGATCATGATTAGTTGATTAAGGGCGCGCAGCAATATGTGGCACGACATGTTTACTCAACACGAATACGACACGATAAAAAAGGGTTAGGGTTTAGTCTTAAcgagttcgggtcaaaacgggttgatccGTTAAGACACAATTGCTTAACGGGTGGAtaatgggtcaacccgttttgacctattataacccgttaagaaagttaaagttagaATTATACCttaatacctaaaaataaaattgttggtattttaattttgatatttttattgtttgaattgtaattttgaacttgtagttagttttatatcttttatagatattgtgattttaacatttatataaaattatgctaaactagagttgtaggaaaaaatataatatttaaagatcGCCAGAGGTTTTGGCTGCTACTGCAGTAGAAGtcgtttgtctggtcaagtaaatGAGTCAAtacaaagattttgtaattaagaacTTATCtgtaaattgattttcaaataataaaactgtcttttctgggtttggctgcccTATAAAGTTTTACCTTTGAGGAGTTTTTTAAAAGGTTTCCATTCATAACCAATCCTTGTGTtatgcaaatttatttatttatttatttatttcaaatattttgattggTTAAATAAGTCACAAGATTACAAACTAACCAAGTTGTTCAAGTGAATTGGTACACAATCTCGTGAATATACAGGGATACATTGGGAATTCCACAATTGGTTTGCCAAAATTTAGGCATGGATTGCAGTTACTACTAATTTCCATGTGCTTTATTTTTGGATGGTGGttactttagtattttacatTTTAGTGTCTTGTGTTGTAACTCTTACGTCTAGTTTGGATAGAGagaaaatttcatctcaactcatctcatcgcatctcatcttaatattcaagcaccacaaacacaaaggctttttaatttcaaattttttaactttttcatctaattattataactttcctaaacttctggacaaaacacaaaaaacaatttaattttttcaaattctaaaaaaaaaaataatattataaaaatatttcaattttataatatttttgttcaactttttctttctcctttcccaaaaccccataaaacattttaactcaatcaatttcactattattcacaaattatctcactactattcacaaaccatctcaactcatgcTATAGTTTTAGTTTACATTTCAATATTGTATTGATAGTTGATAAAGTTTTAGTTTGCTCAGGACTTGATTTGggattttttaacccccaagtTCTTGCTTTGTATATGGTATTCCTTCGGCCAAAGTGAAGGCTATTAGTAAAATTAGAGCTGCAGtctttcttctttaaaaataaaagataagctCGATCGTGTAGtggaaaacaaacaagaagttAAGCAAAGATAAGGTTTTTGTTTCCTCAAAAGCTTGACATGCATGAATTTCTACTATCGCGTGTTTTAAACCTTGTGTTTTGCTATATTCTTCTCATAATTGAGACCAGTTTTAGTAACTTGAACAGATGTACttaatattaagataaatataaatgtgtaaatttatttattttcattagcTTAAATTTTTTGGACAAGTAGTGATTTCTCATTTCACACATAATTCACCTGTTACTCATGCTAATTTGCGGCAACATTCAACTTCCTGCTTCTTGGCTGTTGTAGACGTGTTTTGTACTCATGCGAAACGTCTTTAGCAACCTACAACCAGAGGATAAAAGTGACTTGGGGTGGTGAGGGACATCTTCGATGCCTAAACAAGCAATATTAGAATTTGTAAGTTGCTTTTCCAATTTTTATTCAAGTCAGTCCTTTTGGTACGTACCTCAACCTTTATTTATACGAGATGAATGTCCCTATTTGGTTAGGCTTGCCTTTCGGCGTGGTTCCTTGTGATCCTTCCTGGGATGCAGAATGTCAAGGCTTTAATTTTGCTTATACGAGAGAGCTACATATGGGAGACATTAATGCAAGGGCAAATATTGTGGGCGAGTATCATTGCCTATTACGTCATTAAGTCTCTATTAATGACGGTTATTTTTGAATTCTATACCCTTGCGCATTTGGCGGTCCACAATCTTAGCCTTCGTTAGTCAGGCTTATGGTTTTCGAGCCTGTGGACCCTTGGGTCTCGTGGTCCTTCCTAGCTCTCTTTGGAGAATATTCGGCCTACCATCGGCATTAGTATTATAGTGATCACTTCTTTAGAATTAAGGAATGTGGTAAATCTCAGACGTAcgtttttattaaaagttgcatatacatacacatatacaaaatatatagttGATATAGTATCTATGGAAGTTGTAGGTAAGAGTTGTAAATCGTAGAGATAGATATACATGAGCGTAGTTGGTGCAActacaaaattttaatatatatatatatatatatatatatatatatatatatatatggtactgaACTTTAATTCGAAACTGATGGCCGTGATCATCAGTTAAGTGAAAATTATATGTTCGGCCATAAAGTCAAGTACGCGTACTCTTGATCCAGAAgcttattattttgataagaggTTGATCATGATCGATCcctagctagctgcatgcagCGTGTTGATTCAATTAACTTCATGATGGAGCTAGCTATCAAGGCTAGCCTcagtagtactactgatcaCTAGTTTAATTGGATAGCTTGGGTAAAGAAATAACGAAACGTGAACATAATCCCGTCATGATAATTACTTAATTGCTTAAAAGAATATGTAGGTAGACGGGTCAAATGTCCTTCTCTTTCGAAGACTTTCATAATCTTAAGTCTTAAGGCAACATTGAGATTAGGAGGCCTGTCAAACGCCAACCGGGAGTATCCATGAATCCCTACGAGACGTACTCTTTCACGAAAGTGATCGAtcgagatgatgaataaatacTAGAGAACGTTAAAATGACATAAAATCAATGGATAGTATATACCTAGCTACCTACTGGGGAGGGGGGGGGTTTCGAACTCTATATGTCCATTTTGGAAACTAAGGGTTATGCTAATCAAGCCACATGCCTTTTTGGCTATATTAACTGCATACTTCAATAATTAAGCATGATACAGTtaaaatgcatgtgacattGCCATGCATAtcaacacacacatatatatatatatatatataatcattgaagatgataaaaattaagatgaaaagtaacattattatatattcgACACAAGTCATGTATATCTAATCATAGAATATAACTTTCAAAATTGCTAAATCGATCGATTTTTGTCCCTCAGTTGATCTCCTTCTCTTAatccttttcttttgttcttttggtTAGACCATACATACCAAATATCTAATTCTAACAGTTTATGTCATAACTGGTTGAATCCCATGCATGTCTCTATGTACTCAGctatcttccaaaaatggcCGGTTTCGATGAACTCAAAATTAAGATTAGTAATTCAAGCTCTATCTGTCAGCCAGattactagtttttttttttttttagaatactTTATTTTTCCCTGAGAGTACTAGTTGATCAACCCCATATTTTTCAGAAGTAAATTTAGATTAACTAACGAATTACCGTACTTATAAGGACCTAATTGACAAATTGACAGAAAAATGAACTGAATCAACTTTAACTAATGACACTCCAACAACGCACGTACAGTTGGTAATTGTCGTCTTTCCCAAACCCGCAACTAATTAATTAGACTGTACCTAATCAACCAAACATCCCCATGCAGCTGCACTGGTTATATGTCTATATAAGCAACCCTTACAGGCTTTGGTGAACCACTGCAGGGCTAAAGGAAGCCAAGTTAATTAAGGTAGTACTGGTTCTCTCTTCGTGTCTGGTCTTAAGCTTGTCAAAGATTTTGTCGGTCGACCAAGAAAAATGGGTGCTTCTCTTCCAGCATCACCGGCATTTGTTGTGGCTTTTCTCTTTGCCATTAACTCTCTCTGGGTCTTTCCTGAGGTTGCTGTTGCAAAGCATGCAGGCGTTACAAGGCACTACAAATTTGATGTACGTACTAGTACTTACCTTGGCTCTTTCTTAGATAATTTTGTGTTTAGATCATGTGGCTCATAAattcggaaaaaaaaatatttatctgaaacttaacttacttttttttttttaattcccagATAAGGTTGCAAAATGTCACCCGATTGTGCCACACAAAGAGCATGGTGACAGTTAATGGGAAGTTCCCCGGGCCTCGAGTTTTTGCTAGAGAAGGAGACAGATTGGTAGTTAAGGTGGTCAatccaaagttttaaatttcgtaccgtaccggtcggtacggccgaaatttttcgtttcggccgtccggccggtacaggtactatatctgttccgtaccggccaaaataccggccgtaccggccggtaccggtcataccggcctcaatttcggcctatACCGGCTTATATTTCGGCCaataccggccgatatttcggcctgtgtgtttttttttttttttttcgttttttcgttttttcaaactacaaacttattttttaaccctcaattcagactatactatttataatttatatatatatgtatttgtatataatttatttatatatagactattattttagaatataatttttatatatataatttatttatagatcgactatcccgaaacgttatcccgaaacgctatcccgaaacggtaccggtaccgaaatatttcgttccagtgccttgaccggtacgctatccggtacggtattcaaaacattgggtcAATCACGTTCCAAACAACATCAGCATCCATTGGTACGTACGATACCACATATTTCTAATAATTAGACTCGATCGAAACTTGCCTGCTAGATATTCAATACTGCTAGCTGCACTATTATCATATAATTTCCATGCACGatctttgaaaaattaaacAGGCATGGAATCAGACAACTCAGGAGCGGATGGTTCGATGGGCCATCATATATAACACAATGCCCTATTCAAACTGGGCAGAGTTATGTGTACAACTTCACCATTGTTGGCCAAAGAGGAACTCTCTTCTGGCATGCCCACATCTCATGGCTTAGAGCTACCGTCTATGGATCCCTTATCATCCTCCCCAAGCGCAATGCATCTTACCCTTTTGCCAAACCACACAAGGAGGTCCCGCCCATCATATTTGGTACGTAgatcatttataattttcagattGAATATgaccaaattaataattatacttataattgactataaattaattattgattaactatatatatataataggagAGTGGTGGAATGTTGATCCAGAGGCAGTTATTAGCCAGGCTCTTCAGACTGGAGCCGCTCCAAATGTTTCCGATGCCTACACCATTAATGGACTTCCCGGACCTTTGTACAATTGTTCTAAGAAAGGTGCTTAATTATCACTTAATTAACAGAGTCGTGCCAATTCACCACAAAGTCATGTGTACTTGCTTTTGCTATTGCCCTTTGCAGATACGTACAGGCTAAAGGTAAAGCCGGGGAAGAGATATCTTCTCCGTTTGATCAACGCTGCACTCAATGACGAGCTCTTTTTCAGCATAGCAAACCACAGCCTAACCATTGTCGAAGCAGATGCAGTTTACATCAAGCCTTTCAAGACCAATGTATTGGTCCTCACACCAGGACAGACCACTAATGTTCTTCTGAAGACAAAGCCCCATGACCCCAATACCACATTCCTCATGTTAGCCAGACCATATTTCACCGGTCTGGGCACCTTCGACAACTCCACGGTGGCCGGCATTCTTGAGTACGATAATCcatcaacttcttcttctcctcccacCCCTTTGAAAAAACGACCACTTCTCAGACCCAAACTCCCTCCAATGAATTCCACAATCTCCACTTCCTTCGTCATGAATTTCACCAGGAAATTTCGAAGCTTGGCCAATGCTAAATTCCCTGCCAACGTACCCCAAACTGTGCAGAAGCGGTTCTTCTTCACCATAGGTCTCGGAAGCAACCCTTGCCCCAAAAACCAAACATGCCAAGGTCCTAATAACAGCTCCAAGTTTGCAGCGTCAGTTAATAATGTCTCCTTTATTCTCCCCACAACAGCACTCCTCCAAGCACATTTCTCTGGGAGATCAAATGGGGTTTACACCACTGATTTTCCAAGCTCTCCTCTCCGACCATTCAACTACACCGGCACTCCACCCAACAACACACGTGTGAGCAATGGAACCAAAGTGGTGGTGCTGCAATATAACACAAGTGTGGAGTTAGTGATGCAGGACACTAGCATTTTGGGTGCCGAGAGCCATCCTCTCCATCTTCATGGCTTCAACTTCTTTATTGTTGGCCAAGGTTTTGGCAACTTTAATCCCAACAAAGACCCTGCCAACTTTAACCGCGTTGACCCGGTTGAAAGGAACACCGTTGGTGTGCCAGCCGGTGGTTGGGTGGCGATTCGATTCATTGCAGACAACCCAGGTAAAAAAAGATTaaccatttcttttcttaattaatgATTACGACATTAGGTATATCTAATGATGGACATTCTGTCCCTTTCACAAATCCAACCTTCTAATCTAGCTAGGAGGTCATGTGTAACGAATTTTCTTTatcatgatcatttttttttttgacataaaaCAGGTGTTTGGCTGATGCATTGCCACTTCGATGTCCATCTCAGCTGGGGTTTAAGGATGGCCTGGATTGTCCAGGATGGGAAGCTCCCTAATCAGAAGTTGCCTCCTCCACCGTCGGACTATCCCAAATGTTGACCTAATTTGAGTTTGAGCCTTCTGCTTGCATGGGTGACTGAATGCATGCAGGCGACAAGTTTTCTTTTGGTAATTTATTATAAGGTCGTGTTATGCAATATTTTGGCTCTCAAAGAGCACTAGGGAAAACCCACATTGATattcaacaaaatattattcattgttTGTCCGGCTTGCATGCCTCTCTTAATATTTTTCTAGGATATTACTCCACCGAGAAATGGGAGATCCAAAAAATGGGTGGAGGAGTTTTTTGTATACCATATACATATTCCAATGTTTTCGTTTGAGAATAAATAACAGCAATATTCATATCAACTCTGCAAAGCCCCAATTAATTAGTAGTCATGGTACGTAGTACTGATATTCCCAATATATCAAAGGTGAGATTAGGAAGTCCAATCTCCATAATTACCAATGAAGGTGCAACAAGTGTAACTTTGAGATAAAACTCACACTCTATTTATGActaattattttctgtaaaaattactattttctattaaaatgagtctattttcgtcgtaaattatcattttcgtcgtaaataatccaccataaatagtcatttttcttgtagtgaatcaccaaatatttgaatatatattatttaaaatactcacagacaaaataatagaaatttaaCATCTGATCTGCACGATACTTGTAAGTTAGTGCAACATGAGATGTATCATTCATGATGACTTCTTAATGAATTATGAGTGTAGGAGatttttctttagaaatatGATGGTCATGATGTGGGTTAGGATGGACcacaaaacaaaagagaaatattttatggctgtagtatttttattttatttttaattttatctaatgagtaatattacatacagtcgtagagtgtaTAAGTGCCGTATAATcgtttgaaaaagagtggagttaaaaaattagtttttttttttttatgtgggccctatataatttattcatttttttcaaagtgattacgcggTACTTGCGCAATATTCCACGacttcaaatatcatttctcatcctaatatatatagatagatagatagatagagcAATAACATATATAGGTACGGAAGCAAATACAGTATCCCccaatccatatatatatatatatatatatatatatatatacacctcacacactttatatatacatgatgtaCGTCATCAAATATGTattttacacacacacacacacacacatatatatatatatatatcttaatgcAGTTTAAGGAGGAGATGTATAAATTCGATCGAAGCTTCATTATACGTTCGTTCAGACTAGCTAGCATGCATTGGCTTGAATTGTTGCTCATGGAAATGGAAGGCGGAAGCTGCAAAATCCTGCATATGCATATAGATACATAAAATTGAAGGGGagaatatacaataaaatttggttatatcaatttattagaTCATTCATTAATCAGATGATACAAAATTAGAAGACAAAATCAACTTACTTGAACATCATCTTCATTATcattcattcttcttcttcttcttcttcttcttcggcgTTTTAAATTCAAGTTCAACCTCTTGTACGTTGGACCAGTCTTCTAAACAGGTAACAAGtttaatttggaaaatttttaatcttcaatTTACTTAATGttctagctttttttttttttttttttggagaatagaacatttattaaaaaaaccctCACTGAAGCGGAGGAATAACCATAATGCAATCAAGACTCAAGGACTTATCTACATAAATAAGACAATTCCAAACAATTCGTCTGCAAAAGACCACGCAAACGCCCAGGGCCAATGTCGTTGCCGTCAAAAGCCATGATCTTGTTTTTAGCACCTTCCTTTGCTAAAAAATTTGCTACCATGTTGGCTTCCCTATAGATATGACAAGTACTGCAGTTCAACAGttgaaacaaaatttgaatttcttcccaaaaatcccacatGTACCAGAAATTGCAAGTACCAGACCTCAGCCAACCACCACTACTTTAGAGTCTGACTCAACCAACAAATTTCTAATGTCAAGCTGTTGTGCCATTTTTAAACCATCCAATAAAGCACACCCCTCAACAAGCGTGTTAGTCGAGACACCATACGAATGCGCAAAACCCGCCAAGACATGGCCACAATCATCCTGAATAATGCTCCTACCACCAGCAGAGCCTGGAATACCGTTCGAACCACCATCTACATTATACTTGAACCACCCACTCCTTGGCCTTGACCAAGCTACAACTCTGGGAGGTTTGGCAGTAATAGGCACAATAGGAAAATTAAGCTCCTTCAGTATGCTTGCATCTCTACTAGTCAATCTTGTAAAGCGCCAAAGTTGAGAAGAAATATCCACTAAAAATCCTTTCACAACACGAACCATAGCCCCCAATTCGACGCTACATCTTCCATACGTGCCACACACCTTGAGCACCAAAGAGCCCAAGTAATTAAAATGTGAGTAATGTCTTTACACAAATCAGCTTGTGAAGATAGAGACGCACGAAACCACCAGACATTCACAACTCCCTGCCAAGATCGCATCTAAGGAAGTTTATACCAAAGACAGCAGCAAAATAGTCACACACTTTTCGCGCCACCTCTCCTTCGCACAATACATGATTAATAGTTTCAATCTAAAGAGAACAGAAACAATTACATTTGGAAACTATTGGAATGCCAAACTTCATAATCAAATCATCCACAAGTAATGGTTCCTTCCGGGCTCTCCAACAaacaaaagacattttttttgaACATGTTTATGCCAAAGCCACTTCCTCTATGGacaaaaaattcatttcttGCGAATAATCTCCCATGCCTATTTAGTGCTAAAGACCCCTTTAGTTTTTGGCATCCAGATGAGTATATCCCTACCAGCTCGCAGCTGAACCTGTGATGCTACaattttattcacaaattttgcAGGTACAAGATCACGTAACCTGTGTTCATCCCAACCAGAATTAGCACGTACAGAATTAACTTTCAGACAATGATCTCCCCTCACCTCAAGAGACGCTGTAAAAGCTCCATCCCCATccaattatcataccaaaaatTGATATCCCCATGGCAAACCAAATATTTTGTATTACTGATCACCAAAGGAAGCACATACATAATACCATTCTAGAATCTAGTGCCCCGCTGGTTACTCAAGACTGATGCAAGATGTGCTTCCCCAACATATTTCTTTCTGAAAAATTCAGCCCATAAAGGATTTCCTACAAGCAAtttccatgcaaatttcataaataataaatattgcaCTTCTGAGAGATCCTTGATGCCCAGACCACCATCTTCCACCGATAAACAAATTTTACACCAAACcacccattttcttttctttgaatcGTCACCAG
Encoded proteins:
- the LOC121267363 gene encoding laccase-2-like: MGASLPASPAFVVAFLFAINSLWVFPEVAVAKHAGVTRHYKFDIRLQNVTRLCHTKSMVTVNGKFPGPRVFAREGDRLVVKVVNHVPNNISIHWHGIRQLRSGWFDGPSYITQCPIQTGQSYVYNFTIVGQRGTLFWHAHISWLRATVYGSLIILPKRNASYPFAKPHKEVPPIIFGEWWNVDPEAVISQALQTGAAPNVSDAYTINGLPGPLYNCSKKDTYRLKVKPGKRYLLRLINAALNDELFFSIANHSLTIVEADAVYIKPFKTNVLVLTPGQTTNVLLKTKPHDPNTTFLMLARPYFTGLGTFDNSTVAGILEYDNPSTSSSPPTPLKKRPLLRPKLPPMNSTISTSFVMNFTRKFRSLANAKFPANVPQTVQKRFFFTIGLGSNPCPKNQTCQGPNNSSKFAASVNNVSFILPTTALLQAHFSGRSNGVYTTDFPSSPLRPFNYTGTPPNNTRVSNGTKVVVLQYNTSVELVMQDTSILGAESHPLHLHGFNFFIVGQGFGNFNPNKDPANFNRVDPVERNTVGVPAGGWVAIRFIADNPGVWLMHCHFDVHLSWGLRMAWIVQDGKLPNQKLPPPPSDYPKC